The following are from one region of the Vitis riparia cultivar Riparia Gloire de Montpellier isolate 1030 chromosome 9, EGFV_Vit.rip_1.0, whole genome shotgun sequence genome:
- the LOC117922092 gene encoding cytochrome c1-2, heme protein, mitochondrial-like isoform X2, translating into MGFGRKIRIGGDGFSGINRFFSRLSRRRYDSDALPAPPLLILKQDQNGPGVAGIKSLRVLALLGAGVSGLLSFATIASSDEAEHGLECPNYPWPHSGILSSYDHASIRRGHQVYQQVCASCHSMSLISFRDLVGVAYTEEETKAMAAEIEVDDGPNDEGEMFTRPGKLSDRFPQPYANEQAARFANGGAYPPDLSLITKARHNGQNYVFALLTGYRDPPAGVSIRDGLHYNPYFPGGAIAMPKMLIDGAVEYEDGTPATEAQMGKDVVTFLSWAAEPEMEERKLMGFKWIFVLSLALLQAAYYRRLKWSIFKSRKLIVDVVN; encoded by the exons GCTCTTCCAGCCCCACCATTACTTATTCTGAAGCAGGACCAAAATGGACCTGGAGTTGCTGGCATTAAATCCCTAAGAGTGCTTGCACTACTTGGGGCAGGTGTTTCAGGCCTTTTGAGCTTTGCAACAATAGCTTCTTCAGATGAGGCTGAACATGGCCTGGAATGTCCAAACTATCCATGGCCTCACAGCGGCATTCTCAGTTCATATGACCATGCTTC GATTCGGCGGGGTCACCAGGTTTACCAGCAAGTTTGTGCTTCTTGCCATTCAAtgtctttaatttcatttcgTGATCTTGTGGGTGTGGCATACACTGAAGAAGAGACAAAGGCTATGGCAGCTGAGATTGAAGTGGATGATGGGCCTAATGATGAGGGTGAGATGTTTACTCGCCCTGGAAAGCTAAGTGATCGTTTTCCTCAGCCTTATGCAAATGAACAAGCAGCTAGATTTGCTAATGGAGGAGCATATCCTCCAGATCTAAGTCTCATCACCAAG GCCCGCCACAATGGTCAGAATTATGTATTTGCTCTTTTAACTGGTTACCGTGATCCTCCAGCTGGTGTTTCA ATTCGAGACGGGCTGCACTATAATCCTTATTTCCCTGGTGGGGCAATAGCTATGCCCAAAATGCTCATCGATGGTGCTGTTGAGTATGAAGATGGTACCCCTGCCACAGAAGCACAA ATGGGGAAAGATGTTGTCACATTTTTATCATGGGCTGCAGAGCCAGAAATGGAAGAGAGAAAACTG ATGGGATTTAAATGGATATTTGTGTTGTCACTTGCACTTCTCCAAGCAGCTTACTACCGACGCCTAAAATGGTCAATCTTCAAGTCCCGTAAGCTGATTGTCGATGTTGTCAACTGA